A window of the Corythoichthys intestinalis isolate RoL2023-P3 chromosome 6, ASM3026506v1, whole genome shotgun sequence genome harbors these coding sequences:
- the fzd9b gene encoding frizzled-9b, whose amino-acid sequence MSMDGCPLKVAIFLWCLLVISGSSFEIGSYELERGRPAKCEPITIPMCEGIGYNLTRMPNFMDHDDQKEAAIKLNEFAPLVAYGCDVHLRFFLCSLYAPMCTDKVSTSIPACRPMCEQARERCAPIMKKFSYTWPDSLDCSKLPTRNDPNALCMEAPENETRTEVKKGEGMLPVPPRPRQVGSGGGRSPAGGGGGSCENPDKFQFVEKSQSCAPRCSPAVDVFWSRRDKDFAFIWMTVWSILCFVSTAFTVLTFLLEPHRFQYPERPIIFLSMCYNVYSVAFIIRSVAGAENIACDREHGELYIIQEGLESTGCTIVFLILYYFGMASSIWWVILTLTWFLAAGKKWGHEAIEAHSNYFHMAAWGVPALKTIVILTMRKVAGDELTGLCYVGSLDSGALTGFVLIPLSCYLVIGTSFILTGFVALFHIRKVMKTEGTNTEKLEKLMVKIGIYSILYTVPATCVIVCYFYERLNMDYWKLRGLQSTCGSFDGHGGGDCSLRASVPTVAVFMLKIFMSLVVGITSGVWVWSSKTLQTWQGLCSRKLTDRTSGRKPCSGVSCSNTHCHYKSPAAVLNMAKTDLHADSPTHV is encoded by the coding sequence ATGAGCATGGATGGTTGTCCGCTGAAGGTGGCGATATTCCTATGGTGCCTGCTGGTGATTTCGGGTTCCAGCTTCGAGATTGGCTCGTACGAGCTGGAGCGAGGAAGACCGGCCAAGTGCGAGCCCATCACCATCCCCATGTGCGAGGGCATCGGCTACAACCTGACGCGCATGCCCAACTTCATGGACCACGACGACCAGAAGGAGGCTGCCATCAAGCTGAACGAATTCGCCCCTCTGGTGGCTTACGGCTGCGACGTGCACCTCCGCTTCTTCCTATGCTCACTATACGCACCCATGTGCACCGACAAAGTGTCCACCTCCATCCCTGCCTGCAGACCCATGTGCGAGCAAGCGCGGGAGAGGTGCGCCCCCATCATGAAGAAGTTCAGCTACACCTGGCCCGACTCTCTGGACTGTTCCAAGCTGCCCACCAGGAACGACCCCAATGCCCTGTGCATGGAGGCGCCTGAGAACGAGACCAGAACCGAGGTTAAGAAAGGTGAGGGCATGCTTCCCGTGCCCCCTCGCCCCCGGCAGGTGGGCTCCGGCGGCGGGCGCTCCCCGgcaggcggcggcggcggctccTGCGAGAACCCCGATAAGTTCCAGTTTGTCGAAAAAAGTCAGTCGTGTGCTCCGCGTTGCTCCCCCGCTGTGGACGTGTTCTGGTCCAGGCGGGACAAAGACTTTGCTTTCATCTGGATGACAGTGTGGTCCATCCTTTGCTTCGTATCCACCGCGTTCACCGTGCTCACCTTCCTCCTGGAGCCGCACCGCTTCCAGTACCCGGAGAGGCCCATCATCTTCCTGTCCATGTGCTACAACGTCTATTCGGTGGCTTTCATCATCCGCTCGGTGGCGGGCGCCGAGAACATAGCCTGCGACCGAGAGCACGGCGAGCTCTACATCATCCAGGAAGGGCTGGAGTCCACCGGCTGCACTATCGTCTTCCTCATCCTCTACTACTTTGGCATGGCCTCCTCCATCTGGTGGGTCATCCTCACACTAACCTGGTTTCTAGCAGCGGGGAAGAAGTGGGGTCACGAGGCCATCGAAGCCCACAGCAACTACTTCCACATGGCGGCGTGGGGCGTCCCGGCTTTAAAGACCATTGTCATCCTCACCATGAGGAAGGTGGCCGGAGACGAGCTGACCGGCTTGTGCTACGTGGGCAGCTTGGACTCGGGGGCGTTAACCGGATTCGTCCTCATCCCCCTCTCTTGTTACCTGGTCATCGGTACGTCCTTCATCCTCACCGGCTTCGTGGCGCTCTTCCACATCCGCAAAGTGATGAAAACCGAGGGAACCAACACGGAGAAGCTGGAGAAGCTCATGGTGAAAATTGGCATCTACTCCATCCTCTACACGGTGCCCGCCACCTGCGTCATTGTTTGCTACTTCTACGAGAGGCTAAACATGGACTACTGGAAGCTGAGAGGCCTCCAGTCCACGTGCGGCTCCTTCGACGGCCACGGGGGCGGCGACTGCTCCCTGCGAGCGTCCGTGCCCACCGTGGCCGTCTTTATGTTGAAGATCTTCATGTCCCTGGTAGTGGGCATCACCAGCGGCGTGTGGGTGTGGAGCTCCAAGACCTTGCAGACGTGGCAGGGACTGTGCAGCAGGAAGCTGACGGACAGGACTAGCGGCAGGAAGCCGTGCAGTGGGGTCAGCTGCAGCAACACCCATTGCCATTACAAATCTCCCGCAGCCGTTTTGAACATGGCCAAGACGGACCTACACGCGGACAGTCCCACTCATGTCTGA